gagcacatagcctgtcttctcctgagagccatgtctgcctacggcagcctttctcaatagcaaggctatgcacactgagtctgtacatagtcaaagctttccttaagtttgggtcagtcacaggaccaaatagcattctagtttactatgtttttttgttaattctttccaatgtgtcaagtaattatcttttgtttTTCTCATTAGGACAGCAAcactaattgtgttgctgtcctggggctctgtggggtctgtttgtgtttgtgaacagagccctggaccagcttgcttaggggactcttctccaggttaatctctctgtaagtgatggctttgttatggaaggtttgggaatcgcttcctatTAAGTGGTTGCAGAATTTagtgtctcttttctggattttgataattagctcCTTGATTGTCTCCTTGACAAATACTGTTCCAGGAGATTACACAGTATTTACAGAACTGTAGATAACATCAGATAAGACATATTTTGAGAGCTACCCAGGATGCATCTGCCCCaaaggttattattattattgttattattatcagTAAGAGAGGAAACTCACATTAGAGTTGGTTCCAACAGGTGAGATGAGACCATGGTCATGTGTGTCTCCTGTCATCACACTGTCACTGTCAGAGTCCTGGTCCATACTCCAGCCATCCCCCATGGACATGTCAGGCAGTGCACTGGGGCTCAGAGTAGGGTCCAGTTCAGACAGACTCTTAGACATCAGGTTGAGAACAGAGGGTTTGTATGTGCCGTTATGGCCTACCCCTGAACCAGAGGTGGTGTTAGGGTCTGTGACCGTTCTGTCTCTGGCGGACTTAGAAGAGTGTTGTTGAAAAGGTACCaactcttcctcctcatcctcctcatcgtCCCTGTCCCCACTGTCAAACAAGGTGGACTCAAAATGCAGGTATCCATTGGGGATGGGGGAGCAGCGTTCCAAACTATCAGAACTAACAGGAGAGAAACCGTTCTGATCCCGCATGGAATCCTCAGAGGGTTCTGTCTCCTCGTTTCCAGTAGAGGGGGGCAGTCGGACCAGGCGAGCCCCAAAACTAGAGACTCCCACTGGGCTGTGAGAGTGTAAATGCTTCCTGGCGTCGAGATCCTTAGGCTGGGGCCCGGTTCCCAGATCAGACCCAGGTCTGTGTACCATAGTGGAGAGGTCCTGGAGCCTCAGCAGAGGACTGTAGCAGTTGggcctctccttctctgcctggTTATACACGTAGCTAGGTGCCTGTTTGAGGGCGGAGGTTGACAGTTGCATGGCCGCCGACAGTTGGTCTGTTGAACCATGCTTGGTGCTGCTGTTACACTGGTTTCCATAGGAAGTGGCAGAAACTGAGAGGCCATTGGGGGGCCTCAACTCTGGCTGGCCTGAGCTGTACACTGTGGCTGATGCTGAGCCTGAGCAGCCCCTTACAGCCCGTCTGTATGACCGATTCATGTTGTCATGGCTCCTTCCTGTCGTAGTAAAAGGAAATGCACATTAGGGTGGTCGAATGTTACAAAAGGTAAGTCTTCTAGTAAACAACCAGGTTTTTCTTATCCAGCTACAGTGTGGTCAATTCATATGGTTCAGGCTCATTCACTGTTTGAAATTGCTACAATGTTACAAAACAAGTGTGAAAAAACGCAAGAATTTACATAAACATACTGCCTGTCTTTAAATAACAACTCAAATTCCACGCGACAATAACAGAAATAAAGACTACCGCCATGCACCGCATAGCCTACACTGATAAGACGGCATTGCATGGCTTTCCCTCTGAAGGCCGTCCGTAGTGACAGCAGAGAAGACAAAACGATCAGGAAAACACAGCGAGCGACCGGTGTGCTCTGCCCCATTCACAAAATCGAATCATATCTACTCGTTCTGTTTTTGTTATCAAAATAGAACGatcgcaaacacacacaaaaatatagAAGTGTGCAAAATTGCTCACGCTGACAGCCTGCCTGACTGTAGGGGAGTCAATACAGTCAAAGACATCATACAGAATGGTTCACACAAATTGCCTACACAGAGCCTATAAACCGATATAGGAAGCTCCCATTCGAACTCACAAAGGGCGGTTCAAAACGTTTAAAAACATCGTCTGATTTTTTTAAAAACGCAAGAATCTTACCATTTGGAGGTCGGTCACAATAACGCCAACTGCGGGTATTTCAGATTGGGGCATGAAGCGTATGTTTTTTTCGATTTGTGAAAGCGGATCTGCACAATCCCAGCAGTAGCAGCGGTAGTAGTAGGCCAAGAAAGACCcacatctctcattctctccccttcacctcctgtACTATCTCATCAGCCTTAACAAAACAGAGTCATCAATGGACAAAATATAATTAGCCTTCCATTTTAGTGCATCAAAAGTCAGTGTAGCCTATATCACCTTGGTCCCTAGCAATTACAATTTCATATTTACTACATGGTTGTTTTGCGGGCTGTCGAATTGTGCCTCTGGTTATGTTAAAACAAACCCTGCTCGACTAACTGGCTGTGTTGGCGAGCAGAGCTGAGCAACCAATCCGCACAGCCACCCAACCCCCCGGCCGCGGAGCCGCGGATCACAGCTCACAGCACATCGGGCCGTGGCACTCTCACCCTATCAGTCACTAGATCACACTACTCTACAGTCACGCAGACAAGTCCAGGTGCACCATCTCAAATAAAAGCGGGGGCTATGATGTAGGCTACTATATCCCCTTTGTGTTTTAGCCAACATACACGAAACCCTCGGCTAgataatataatactatttatTATGGGGTTATGTGAGGGGAAGGTATGCCTCACTGATCAACCATTGCGCCGTTGGTTTCCTTATCCCAACAAAGGCGTAACTTGTTTCCTCCATTTTGGATAGCAGAAAGATAGAGACGAATCTGTGGCCACAACGAATGCGGATCAATAGTTCGAATGTGCTCGACCGGAAAACAGCGCACACGGATGAGGCCTGGTCAAAGTTTTAAAATAGACTATGCGCCATATTGCCTGACAGCAGAGAAAATAGGTCATGGCGCGTCAAAAACATGTCAATGGTGGGGGCAAAGCTCCAAATGGAGTCGAACCCTTTGACATCATGCTGTCAATGAGGTGCAATGTAATAGAATATTGTTATTTAGGCTAAATGCCTATCAGTTTTCCCCACGTATCCTGCAATAAATTCGCATTGAAATAACAACAACAGTTTATAAGGAGAATGCGCCTTTTGCATAGTTGCCACACAAAAGGCTCGCCATACTTGCAGTGGTGGCCTACCGCAACTGTAATAAACTCGCTTTGCACAATGCACACAACTGCTACATCGAAATGACAGTTGTCAAATAGGCTACAGACATTATTTTATAGCCAATTCTAATTAATCATATTACCTGATAGGCAAGCTTCTCTTCATTGATGACCAATCTGCCGATTTGTAACCTTGCGAAGCCGTCACTCTGGAGACCGTAGAGCGAAGAAAAGGCACATGCAATGTCAGAGGCCCAGACAATAAGAAAATTAGATTGGATTTTTTTTTCAACGTGGCCCAATGTTTTTATATTGAAATTATATGAAATGTCTTGTTCTTTTCTCCTCATTCAATATTGGTTTCTCAGGACTATGAGATTCACAATACAGGCCATATGTAATTCTAGGCCCATGTAATACACTATACCCATGTTTATGTACATATATCTCCTTAGAAACATTATAGGATGTGAATGTCAGGATTAAAACAGAATTCCTTATATTTATCTTGAAGAATAGTTGGACATGCAATCAGTGTTTTATAAAGGTGGGGTCCACTGACCCATAGTGGGCCCTGGACCCCATGATATGATAAGATGTACATAGGTCTTTGTCTGCACTTTACAAACACAATTGTCTATGCTATTGTCAAAACACTATACACCCTTAAAATATCAGTCAAGACAATATGATCATTTTGTAATGACCATTTcattatttggggggggggctcaTACATACATTACAATGTCGTTACACATACTCCACCACGTAGCATTTTCAGGTGATAAGTTACCGTGTAAGAACAAAGAATAATACAGTACATTGAGAAGACAAAAACTATTCATATTTACAAAGTGTTAGAAATAACCATTGCTATGTCGTCAAATAAGTATTATGAGAGGTTTTCAGATGCACAGTTCAAACGAAAAGACAGAAACTGTGTTATAACAATGTTATACCGCATTGAATCCAGTCTCACAATGCTGCATATAAACACAAATGAAATACATGTCATACCAGACAACACAAAAAGACAAACACAGCCACATGCACTCTGGGAGAAGCTTAAGATTCACGTTTTGCTAGTTTGTTTTGTGCTGTTTTCTACTCCCGATGCATTTTACAATGTGGAAAACATCAGAAGGACAAATAGACCACTAATAATAAAGCACATTATATCAGAGCATAACATAAACAGATGAAGAAAACAGATCAGATATTTAAACATTTGAACAAAACAACAACCCTTCTCCAGACAGCTAGCATTTGAAAAGATTATGACGAATAGTAGGATATTTCTCTCATTCCTGTTTAGCTGAAGTATATTGATTGTATTATATGTCTCATCATGCAATCTCTGTAAAATAAGATAAACGTATTGGGGAAAAAAGAGAGCGATTTCAGTCTTTGGATAGGGACAGATTAAATGGTGACGATATCAGCAGAGTACAATGAAGCGAGGAGGAGCCATTCATAGGTAGCCAGTGACAGACCTATGCAAAAGTCAACCCATATTTTGGCTACACGAGTCCCTTCTGGTCATCAATATCCTTTAGGACAAGCACTCAAATATGAGTTCTAGGCAATAGATACGAGACGCAGGCATAACTACTCGTTAGTTTCCTGCATTTTGCCAGTAGGCTCACGCAAGCCTCGTTTCTGCATCAGGGTGTAAGGGAAAGGTGCCACTTCGCAGCTGGCATAGTCCAATTTCTTGGTACCATCACAGCTGGCATAGTCCAGTTTCTTGGCTCCGCCGACGCAGTTACTGAAGTCTAGTTTCTTGGTACCATCACAGCTCCCGTACTCCAGTTTCTTGAGCCGAGCCAGATTCTTGATGCTACCAGGAGGCCTGCCAGGGCTAACCTTGTAGCCAGCCGCTTTGGTCGTACCCAGAGGCCTGCCGGGACTGGTCTTGAACCCCGCAGCTTTCGTGGTCCCCAACGGACGCCCAGTGCTTGTCCGGTAACCGGCTGACTTCGTGGTCCCCGAGGGTCTCCCTCTACGGCCGGATTTGACAACGCTGCCTTTCTTTTTCTTGGAGCTCTCTGTCCCAGTTGGAGCCTCACTGGGCCCTCGGATCCTCACTGTCTGAGGGTGGAACTCATTCTGGGTCTCTTGTTGCATTTGACACGGCATGGGTTTGTGCATGCCTTGTGGAAGAGTGGGTAGGTTAGGGCGAGGCAGCTGTAGAGTAGGGGGTGGGGGCGAAGGGTAGAATTTGTTGGATTGCGAGCTACATAAGTCAAAGTGGCTTGTTGGGTGTTGACATTCCTCTGCAAGGCCACTCATGCAATAGTCATTGCTGCTGCTAGTGACTTGGTGCATCATTTTCTGTTGAGGGGTACACATGAAAGGGAAGCAGGTTCAGCATTGGTATGTGTGACACAGAATTGCGTGcatgcacataaacacacacatacacgcacgcacgcgcacacaaacTAAATAAAAAGCTAATTTGGTGATGCACATCACAACACCATGTGATAAATATGTTATAAAGTATCTATTATATTTGCTAACATCTTGTTCAATTCGAACAGGCTATTGTGTTACAAAACCATATCCGGTGCTAATGCAATATGTAACATACAGTAGTGTCTCGCTATTATGCGTTTACAAACCCAAAAATACAACAGCTGTATAATGAGGCAATGAGCGCTACTACAATGCAATACACAAATAAAACTGCTGCATTTGCAAGTACATTTTGAGAACATAAAAACGAGAAAATCACAAACCTAATTTGTAGGCGGATCATGGAATGCAATGGGTTAAATATGAAACGGATAGATTTTCCAATCTTGACCGCCACAACATCATGATACAAACGGATGCATTCTAAGCCCTATATTCCATGGCTATTGACTTTATCCTGGTTTACATTATGCGCTGggtatttcatctttatttaatctTCTAGGACAGAGGTTTAACTGAGAAAGGTAGCCATTTTcgtctgattttttttttaaacaggagGGGATCAAAGCGCATGCGCACAGGGACTTCAAGGAAACGTAGCCCTATAAAGGCattcacaataataataataataatacaaaaaaacaTGTAATCCTGCCATAATGCGATCAAAAATATAGAATATTGTGCATTTCGTTCGTAATCCTGGTTTTGAAATCGTGGACATTGTGTCCAGGAAATGGACGCAGATGTTTAAGCAACGGTCGTCACGagttaccacagccacagccacagccataaccccgcctatttctacaatttatcttcttaaaatgttaACCACATTGCTTAACATTAACCACATTGCTAACTTTatgcctaaccccaaccttatattaagaccaaaaagctaatttgtg
Above is a genomic segment from Oncorhynchus gorbuscha isolate QuinsamMale2020 ecotype Even-year linkage group LG23, OgorEven_v1.0, whole genome shotgun sequence containing:
- the LOC124010812 gene encoding UPF0461 protein C5orf24 homolog yields the protein MMHQVTSSSNDYCMSGLAEECQHPTSHFDLCSSQSNKFYPSPPPPTLQLPRPNLPTLPQGMHKPMPCQMQQETQNEFHPQTVRIRGPSEAPTGTESSKKKKGSVVKSGRRGRPSGTTKSAGYRTSTGRPLGTTKAAGFKTSPGRPLGTTKAAGYKVSPGRPPGSIKNLARLKKLEYGSCDGTKKLDFSNCVGGAKKLDYASCDGTKKLDYASCEVAPFPYTLMQKRGLREPTGKMQETNE